AATGTAAGGAACACAGAGATGATGATGCCTCCCATGCAACCTACATAACATAGATTATGAGGCTACGATTTTGATACATCTTTAATAGAGACCCAACCAATACTGGCCAGTATACGTTACGGTATGTAGGCCTAAGTGTTGTCACAAGAAGGGACACCAATGGGCTTACTGTTCATTAACTTATTCGCAATGTATTTCTAAAAACTAGTTTGCAATTTCCTATGAAGACACCACTTAATTAAGCACCACTGTCTGTGATGCAATCTGCTGATACAGCAGATAGCTttagaacattttaaataaCGAACTTGGGAGTCATTCGGACAAATATGAGATAACACATTTTCCAATTTAGCCCAgtagatttattttttctgtattatttatagtcacaaaaaaaaatccccaggTCAGCATACACGTGTGCTTATGTTGGCTGACTGACGTATTGCGCAAGCTCGAATCAATAGCAATTACAACAGCATCTCTGGATGCTTGAGGTGCTAATACATGCAGTTAATGTCCATTTGACTTTTCTCAGtgtctcctcttttttttcttttattgaacTGCAACAGCCACAAGACACACAGTCCACCCTAGTTatgaaaaatccaaaataatctgcattaaaaaaaaaaaggaaaatatgtaCTTAGATCTTTCCAGTTTTGCTTAGCTGATTACTCATGATTATTTTTCGTGGGTGGACTAATAGTCATCCAATAATGCGTGTCAATGGACATTTGATTAAAGCGAAGTagcagaagctaaaaacaacccaACTTTTAGTCCGTTGTCAGGGTCAGTGTCGACACAAACACTTCTGTGTTTCCTGCAATACATTCATCCTTCAAATGTTGAAATGTGTAAATCGAGAGGACTTTCCATTTAATAAGGCGTGCGATGTCATTTGAGGAATAAATACATTCACAGGAACCTAACTCAGCATGTATCCTAGGTTCACCTGGAGGCAAATCCGCCCCCACAAATAGTGCCGGAGCCACAAGGCGGGAAAGAGAACCAGGCTTTCTCCATCCCTGGTAAGCACAGCCTGCTCATGAACCTTCAGAAGACTGTAGCAAAGAAGGGCAGTCCCGATGTCCTGGCTCCAGGTAAATGGTAGCACAGTGAAGAAAGGATTGCCACAGACTGTCACAAGCCACGAGTAGCTCTCTGCAATGCCGAACGCTTGGGCAATGCACGAGCACCGTTGCACTCTGATCTGCCAGGGCTCACCTTTCCAGTGGAAATGAACATGTATTAGGTTCATTACACTCAGAGCCAGGGGAGTTGGCAGTTTGTGGAGAGCAGCTATATGTGGACTTTGCTGACAGCTGATGCGTATTTTGCCTAGCTGAAGGTAGCCTACTGCTTATAGTCTGACTGATGATGAACTAAGCCTTGTTTATAATCAGGGATTTACACCGAGATCTAATTACCGACATTCCTATTGTTGACGGGAGTGTCATCAACGAGATTTAGATGTCCAATTTATCTGTTTGTGCTGAAATACGGCTTGCTTTTCGTTTATTCACCATGTGGCTTTTCATTTAATTACTTTTTCCTCAACATACAACACCTTTTCAAATTGTACAACTTCAAAAGTATTTAAAAATTCTTCCCGAATGCCTTCCACCTCACTCATAGTAAGATGCTACTTTCATCTACgaaattttttgtttgtttgtttgggtcAGGATATTCTGGCCCGCTGAAGGGGATCCCTCACGAAAAATTCAACACAACAGTAATCCCCAAATCCTACTGCTCCCCTTGGACGGAAGCTTTGGGAGACCGTGAAGAACTCCTGAATGCCCTCAATGCCCAGCTGCCACAGATCCCACTAAGACTGGAGCCTGCCAACTACAGGTGCTTCAACAGGTAAATCAGACATGTCCCGTCGACTTCTCCGAATCCATTCAAACCAATCCCAGTTTATCAAATGGTGTCGAGTTTAAAGCGCGGGCACTGAAGCCCATCTACGTAAAAACAGACCCACGGATGACCTAACCGGGTTTTCCATCATCTTTTTCCCTCGGCTTCATTCCATGTTTCCACAGTTTGAAAACTAACCCGGTCTCTGGCTCGCACCTCCTTGGACTACAGCAGTGCAGTGGCTATTTTGAAGTCTGGCCCTTGACAGACGATCCACTGGTCCACAGGCTTTATGTGGCCCACAAGACAGGTCACACACTTGAGGGAATCGCTTTTCTCACACCACATGGGAAACTGCGTGAAATTAGCATGGCAGAACAAAGGTTAATCTCGGGCAGATGGAGAAGTGAATACTTCATGAAAGACGAGCTCTAAACTCTACCCAGTTAAAGCTGTCAGTCAAGCAGATTCTACCATCCAAACTGGAACTATACCTCTGGCGAAGGGATCCTCTTACATCCTTTGGATTATTATGAAATTACGTAGCCTTAAAGATTAACTCAAATGTTCAGAGCAGCGACACAGCAGAAAAAGAAGTTGACGACTTCCAGTTTAAAGCATTGCATGTAGTGTCCTCATTATGGCGAGGAGTGATACTAGGGTCACAAACTGCGAGGATCATCAAACACAATGCTTACAGGCTGTGTAGTAAAGACTTTTTGATTTCCCCAGATCTCCAAAGCCATTTGGGGGTGCTATAGCCAGCAAGAGGGTGATCCCAGTGATTGGATTTGAGGCAGAGGAGGCCCAGAACCTTCCGAGCGTCGCTCTGGGCCGCATGTGCAGACGGCCCAACTTCAACAGAGCACCCAGGGGATGGGGAACCGACTACAATCCTGAATCTAATGAACTATGAAACTAAGAGTTTGATAAGCTAAAGACTGAAGCACGGAGCTCTTCTGCTAAAAAGATTATCCTTCTGATGATTATGAGGAACTGCAGGAGAAGGGAAATACAACACTCTCGCATGATATATTAAAGGGTTTGTTACAGCCGAGTGTTTTGGCCAGTTGAGGCAGACTGATGGAATAAGTTTTTTATACGCAGTCAGTGAAGTCTGGGAGAATGCCGCCACTGTATGATAAGCCCTCTATTTGTCATTTCACATTGACTTTACTTCTTCAGTAAccaaataacagaaaaacactGACATATAGTGCTGAATAAAACACAGATGTTCAGCAACAAAACAGTCATTTTAAtgacaaaacatttaaacaaagcAATACAATAACGCAAGTCATTAAGCTGTGGAATATTAGAAttgtgtgaaataaaaaaaagaaaagaaaagagaaagaaagaaagaaaaaaaggtcaaTGTAACCAAAAATGAactaatttaaaacatttttaaatgctCCTCAGTATTCAGCTCCATGCGAGATAATATGCAGGATGAGACTAATACAAGAATTTGGTTGCACATGTACAATGGCTCCACGCGGCCCCGGTCACACTGGCCAGTAGTCTCATGTTTGAAGTCTTTTTCTGCCTTCAAGTTCTGTTTACTTTCTAAATGCAAGTAGTGACAAACTCATCAGCTTTAAACAGACTGTGCTCGTTCAGTTCATCTGCTGCTGGGTGGAATTAATAAGAAATAACCGAAACCCTTCCAGGAGCAGTCGTTGGACCCGCAGCAGCTTTTTATGTGAAAACGTCTGACCAGGTTTGTCACGTGGGGCTGAAAGACATCTAATAACAGCGCGACTTCACTGCCGCAGCTATTCACCGTGACGCGAGCCGTGTGCGGCATGGGCGCCCATTCGCTGAGGATCCTGGGACGGGTAGTGAATTGTCCCTGGAGGTCTCATTGTCATAGGTGGGGGCATAGGTGGTGCCATGGGACCCAAGGGGTGAAACATTGGGGGGCCAAAACCTGAGGACACAAGTATGTTTAGTATCCAACTTTACCAAAGCCAAAATGATTGACTGATCACAAACCGTTTTTTTACCTGGAGGAGGTGGGTTGATGCCTGGAGGTGGCGGCAGAGTAATATTCATGACAGCAGGAGAAGAGCTAGGGTCTAAG
Above is a genomic segment from Odontesthes bonariensis isolate fOdoBon6 chromosome 13, fOdoBon6.hap1, whole genome shotgun sequence containing:
- the LOC142397707 gene encoding myozenin-2-like isoform X2, which codes for MMHSGLSDLTKQRMLQAQALSQEARGGFSLGKKISVPKDVMMEELNLMSNRGSRMFQERQKRAEKFTLENAANGPYIMNVHLEANPPPQIVPEPQGGKENQAFSIPGYSGPLKGIPHEKFNTTVIPKSYCSPWTEALGDREELLNALNAQLPQIPLRLEPANYRCFNRSPKPFGGAIASKRVIPVIGFEAEEAQNLPSVALGRMCRRPNFNRAPRGWGTDYNPESNEL
- the LOC142397707 gene encoding myozenin-2-like isoform X3 — its product is MSLIQTVPSLLRSVRVERGSIPAPVLDKPHNHLNELKHHQNHTMMHSGLSDLTKQRMLQAQALSQEARGGFSLGKKISVPKDVMMEELNLMSNRGSRMFQERQKRAEKFTLENAANGPYIMNVHLEANPPPQIVPEPQGGKENQAFSIPGKHSLLMNLQKTVAKKGSPDVLAPGYSGPLKGIPHEKFNTTVIPKSYCSPWTEALGDREELLNALNAQLPQIPLRLEPANYRCFNRSPKPFGGAIASKRVIPVIGFEAEEAQNLPSVALGRMCRRPNFNRAPRGWGTDYNPESNEL
- the LOC142397707 gene encoding myozenin-2-like isoform X1; amino-acid sequence: MMHSGLSDLTKQRMLQAQALSQEARGGFSLGKKISVPKDVMMEELNLMSNRGSRMFQERQKRAEKFTLENAANGPYIMNVHLEANPPPQIVPEPQGGKENQAFSIPGKHSLLMNLQKTVAKKGSPDVLAPGYSGPLKGIPHEKFNTTVIPKSYCSPWTEALGDREELLNALNAQLPQIPLRLEPANYRCFNRSPKPFGGAIASKRVIPVIGFEAEEAQNLPSVALGRMCRRPNFNRAPRGWGTDYNPESNEL